From the Aptenodytes patagonicus chromosome 25, bAptPat1.pri.cur, whole genome shotgun sequence genome, the window tcGAGGTCTGCCGCAGCCGTGGGTGGCAGACGGAGGCCAGGCCGGCTGGGTCTGCGGGGCCTACAGCTGAGGTGGGCTTTCACCCGTGCAAGGCCAGGCCTGGCTGGCCCCGCCGAGGCGGCGCAGGGCACCTCCGGATGGCGAGTGGGCCCCGAGAAGTGCGGGAAGTGCCGCAACGCCCAGGGCCGCGGGCCCGCCCTGCGCCGCCGTCCTAGCGGCCGCCGCGCCCCTAACGGCCCAGCGGGACCAGGCCGCGAGCCCGCGGCGAGCGGGAGGGTGGCGCGGCGCCAGCTCCGCGACGAGGCCTCGTCGCGACAAGGCCCTCGGCCCGCCGTGCTGGCCGCCCCCTCGCCCCGGTCCGCCCCACGCTGGGCGCCCCAGTCCGCCACCGTCCCACAATGCCCGGCGGCTCCGCCCCACTGTGAGAACGCGCCTCCGAGCGCCTTCCCCCCTCGACCGGCCAACCAAACTTGCGCTCCGGTTGGCCgtggcgccccgccccgccggtccggccccgccccgccgcgcgccgcgcTCTCCTACTGGCGCCGGCGGCTGTCAGTCGGCGCTTGTTTTCGACGGCAGCGGGTTGGGTTGCGCCGGCTCGTCGCTGGCTCGGCGGGGCTGTGTGAGGAGGGAGCGGCGGGCGGCGCAGCCGGGCGAGGGCAGCGCGctgaggggggcggcggcggcgctagGCCCGGCCGCAGGAGtcggggccgaggccggggccgggccggcgccgcggagggagggtgggtggggtgggaagggaagggaagggaagggaagggaagggaagggaagggaaggggtcgccgggtgcggggccgggccgggctcccggCCGTGCGGAGGACAGTGGTCGGTGCcgggggggtgggcgggggcgTCCCGGCCGCGGCGCGACCATGACTCTGGAGTCCATGATGGCCTGTTGCCTGAGCGACGAGGTGAAGGAGTCGAAGCGCATCAACGCCGAGATCGAGAAGCAGCTGCGGAGGGACAAGCGCGACGCCCGCCGCGAGCTGAAGCTGCTGCTACTGGGTGAGGAGCGCtggggctcggcccggcccggccagtggggccgccgctcccgccgcggggccTGGCCTGTCCGCCCGGTCCCGGGCTCGCGGCTGCCGCGGGGCTTGACAGGTCCGGGTGGCTGCGCGGCTCCGCCGCGCCCGGGCTATGGCAGGGAGCGGGTGTGGTGGGGAAGCGGTGGGAGTCACAAGCGATCCCCGCCTCTGTGCCTTGCGCTCGGGGCGGCCTTCCTGTCGGTGCCGGGGCTGGCCGTCTCATTGGCTgccctttgtttgttttttatgatGCGTTCTCTGTCAAAATGGATTTTGACATAAGCAGGAACTATGAAGCTGAAATTAGTGGTTCTAAATGCAGGCACATACACGCGCGTGTGAAAATTGTCTCGAAGAAACGCTTCCCAGAGCATGCTGGCCTTTATTAGCATACAAAAATGCACTGATGGAGTTGATGCTTTTTGGTGTTGTCAGTGAACTTCTGGGCCTTGAGTGACCATCTGTGGAAAAACTGGCCTCCAGCTCCTAAACCACAGAGTTCTTCTTGTGCGGTCCTGGGAGGGCCAGCAGGGTTAGGAACTTGGTGTAGTGGATCTGAAGGGAGACAAAGCCGTAAGAATGCACGAGTTCTGTGTCTGATGGGGAAATGGCTATAGTGTTTAGCATTACCTTCAGATGTAGAGATCACCTGTGCAGCGATAAGGATGTAGGTGTTCAGATGGAAATGTAGTAGTGTTCTGTGGTTGTGCAGATGGATAACTATTCGTGCTTAGATAAGGTTTATAGGGATGGGTAATCAGTTACAAGAGCAGCCAGCTAAGATTTCAGGCATTTACATCTTTCTTCAGCAGTGAGTTTGATGTTCAGGTCCAGGCAGCCCTCAAATTTAAACTTAAGTTACAGTTTTCATGGGTACTGTGATTTATCATTGCTTGTGTATGTATCCTGCTCTGTGTCTTAAATACTGTATCATCTCAAGCTGCAATATGAAGCAGATCTGATGGATTGAGTTTATTCACTTAGGGTCTGTTGTGAGTTGGCAAGCCATTAAGGTACAAGTGAAGAATTAGAATGATCCttgtgaaaacaaatgtaaaacttTACACAAGTGAAGTGAGGCTGTGTCTGCCCAGTCCTTTGGAGGTCTCCAATACTGACATTGTTGCATAGTGATAATTGTTAAGTGAAGGCCCGGGCTTTCCTTCTCACCATGAATTAACATGTTGCTGTTCTTCAGGTGAAAGGTAAAATCGAGGGCTTGATGTTTGTGCTCTTTGAAGATGCTGTGTCAGTTTCTGTAAAGCTTCTTGTAGGCTAGGGAATGTGTTTCTTGCTCTCATGCTTCCCTAAAGCAGTCCCACAAAAGCAGCTGTTTCAAAATAGGTTGGCACTATAGGATAGATCTGGGTTAAGAAGATCCCACTGGATCTAAAGATTTCACTTTAGAAATAATTCAAATTGCTCAAgaatcctttctgcttttctaaaagaTACAATTAAGTGAGAttcagcataatttaaaaaaaaattctatataaGGGGGTCAATATTGGATAAGCAACGCTCCTAATTTTAGGATGTGTTTGCTGGATGCTTTTCACTGGATATAGCACATTGCCCACCTTAAGTTGTGGCAGGTAATGTGTGTTCTCTCTCCTTGACGTGACTGCTGCTTGCAGGGATTTCTTCTGTCTTGCTCCTATTATGTGGAGTTCTTACATTCACAAGCATTAGTGAGAGGGCTTTCCCaaatctttaaaattttgaaaagagTGCATGTGGGGAGGGAGTTTCTGCCTTGTAGAAACTCTGGTAATTTTTCTTGTCACTGCATCTAGTAACAGTTAGTTTGTTGAAGCCTAAAACAGAAAACTGGGGTGAAGAATAACAGTGTTAATCAATGATGAACCTGGCAATAAGAAATTTGATTTCAACGTATTGGACATTGCCCTCTGGTATAAGGTAGTCATTCGTCTTTTTactgggtggggaggggggaagaatattttatacaaaaattatttgtgattAAGCACAGGATACGTTGGCTGAGTGATGTATTTACAAGTGCCTGTCAGGTACTTGGAGGTCATTAGTAACTTATTGTAAACTCTGCTGCTTTCATGTGTTGACAGAAGAAATGGTGAATTCAGATTATCTCCTTGTCTCAATATTGTCATATTAAAAAAGGTTATTGTGCTCTTATAAATGTAGGAGACCATACCCACCAGAGCTTATAACGTTCTGGTGTAGTGCTGTTCTGTATTGTTGATGGCCTAGAGAAAAGCAAGAGGcatcttttgaaaaacaaaaaaaaaaacccaaacaaaaaaaacctaccacCAAAAAACAGGTGATGATGGAGTGACAGGAAGAATCTGTGTTTGAACTCTTAAGTTCTGAAGTAAGTGAATGGCTGGTGCTGAGGTTTCTCTTATGTTTTCATTACTGGAATGCTTTGAagcaccacttttttttttcttctcagtttagGTCACTGTGGTAAAAGACAAGGAAGTATTTCTCACCACAGTGAGAGAAACCACAGAAGATTTCAGTTTCCAGTTTTTCCCCCCATTTATGGTGTAGCTTTCTGTTTGAGATGGAGATAGTTTGCTGCATATTAATGGTGTTTATAATGGTTAATTTCTAACTATGCTGACATAATTTCTGTCAGTTCTTGGATATGGGGagagtttgtttattttaaacatgctGCTTCTAGTTATgtgtttgctgcttttatttgagcatatttgtttgtttgccttttagcCTGGCACTATAAACATGAGTAATTGAGAATCTACATGTGAGTAGTAATTGTGTATTGTGATGAATGAGATCCTGTCTTAATATATCTATCCTGTAGTGTGAGGTGAGTACCTGGTGGTTCCTGTGGTGAAAGCAGGGCTCTGCCAGCATGCTTATTTGTAACTGGAGATCAAAACAATTTGTCACTTATGTGATACATTTTAGTTTTTGCTCTCAGTCGTCAAGTGAGCTGGGCTGCTGTATTAAAaagagctgtctttttttttttttatatatatatattctgcatATCAGTAGCATATTTTAGAATATTGAACAAAAGTACTCAACAGAAGTGTAAATGGTATATGCTTAGGCTGTTGCTTGTGGGATGAAGTGTGGACGTATGCTAATCACATGCAAGACTTGACCCATATGTCCCCTCCACAAAAGGTACTGTGTAGATATAGAATGGAAGTTGCTGGGTACTTTCCATAACACCAGTTGAATCATGAATTTAACAAGGCTGTGTAACAGCATGGATACTTTTATCTGATGATGTTTTTCCGTCATACCTACCATGTTAGACAGTTCCCACCAGCCTTTTATATCATCTGTTGGCCTTCACATGTTAAATGACAGTTTTCTGGGGCCGTAAATATAGGAGTGGGAGGACCTGCCCAACTGACTGTGCAGGAAGCAGGCGCTGAAAGGGCTGGACTGTTCAGTGCGCTGGCACTGGTGTATGTCTTGCCCTCCCACCTACTCTAAGACTCAGCTTCTCTGGGGCAGTAAACCTGTGTAATAAGGAACTGGTGGCCTTGCTGAGCAGCGTGCTCTCTGTTAGGGATCAAGACAGGGTGCAGACAGCTGTGAGCAACATCCTACTCTGTTCTCCCTGCCAGTTGCTATTTTTAACTCTATAATATCCAAAGGCTGCAAGCAGTATTAGAGGTATCTTCCCGCAATGATGATTATAATTTCAGTCCTTAAGAGCAAACATTGTGTTTGCGCAATAGTTTGGGGTACTAGGTAGATGCCCTGACTGGATTGTTCATGTCGGATGGATAAGCAAGTAGTTTTTTGAGCTCCATTCTCCTTTAGAGTTGATTTTTCTGTTATGTTCAGTTCTTTTCTATGAAAAGATACATAGTCTATAAGGTAAAGAGCATTTTGTGCCAAATCCCAGCGAAAGAAAATTTGTTCTTTACTGTGCAAATAGGCTTCCCCCGGCCCACTCACTGTCATCTCAGTTTGCAGTACTTACCAACTTGAGAGTGCATCTGGGCCCTCTCTGGTGAGTGCTGTGATTGTAGCATCTTGCTGGAGTATCTGGGAATAGGTCAGGTGTGACGGACAAGGGCCTTTTGACGCAGAACGCGTGGGAGTGGCTGTAATGTGAGATTTGGAATAAGTACCAGAGCTGCTTTTGAAGGCTGCTGCAAAGGACAAGATGTCTTCCTTCTATGCTGTTAGGTTCATAGTGGAGATGAGCAGGACCATCCAGACTGTCTTTTAATATCCTGCAAAGTGGCTAAAAAAGTGGTTGGAAGTAGTGTGTACTTGGGTATAGTAATAGGAACTTTGGAGTATGATGTGATTGATgttagcttgctttcttctgtagcaaACCTTGCTTGCGATGGCTCCTAACTCTCTCTCTTGCATTCTGTAGGCACTGGGGAGAGTGGAAAAAGCACGTTCATTAAGCAAATGCGTATAATTCATGGCTCGGGCTACTCTGAAGAGGACAAAAAAGGCTTCACCAAGCTGGTGTACCAAAACATCTTCACTGCCATGCAGTCTATGATCAGGGCCATGGAAACCCTGAAGATTCTATACAAATATGAACAGAACAAGGTAAGTTTCTCACAATTTTTGCGTGTGTTTTTAGGCAATGGTGATTTTAGGGTTTGACTCCTAAGTTCCTGTTTGTTTGTGTCCTTCTGCATTGCAGTCTCAACCTCCCTGAACTCTTTCCCATAAATGTTTTGTGCTTAAGGACTGCTTTTTATGACATTTGGCTGATATCTGACTCCCTTTACTTGGTTGTGTTAAGGGATAGAGCAACTTTCTCAGGATGGTTTGTGCGCTGGTCTGCATAGTGAGTGGTGGGAGCAAAAGATTGGGATATAATATAGGGTATAGGAGAGGTGTTCTTTTTACTCATTTCAAGGATTCAGTATTGTTAAATGTGTTGGGCTTTTCTTTGTATGAGTTACTATTCACATTGGAACTTGAAGGTGACAAAATACGTGCTGGACCCAAAAGACACCTCTACTGGTAGTTATCACTACAACTGCAATCTGTCAGTTTTTCTGATAGGTACTGACCAAAGGTACAAACCTTTCTTGAAGGGGTTTGGTCTCAACCACAGAAACGTGATTTGAGCTGAAGTCTGGCTTACTGATTTTGGGTCCAGGAATAAATTTTTCAGCCAGATCGAGtctaaattattttagatttttggggggaggacggggagggTGAGGGTGCACcaggaaatgagatttttttttagcgtattttgcttctttaatgCTTAGTACCTTAATATATTTAAgtgaaattatattttatctGTTCTGTCTCAGAGTAACTTGGAGCTGATTTTTAATAACTGTTTATAGGGACTGGATGGTGCACCAGGAGTTCTTGAGTCTGAACACCTTTTTTGCCTTTAGAGAGGTTCTGCAATCTCAGTGATGAGAACAGGCAGGGTGTGAGGAAGCTTGCCTTGACTGTGCTTTACCTGGGGCATGGTGGAGGTGTTTTGATAGGTATAATCTGCCAACTTCTACTTATGATAATGTGTGCAGaacttggctttgttttttatttttcctggcataGGTGGTATAGGCAAAAGCCCCTTCCTGTGGCAAGTGTACtaaagatttcagaaagcagctgggtgTGGATAATAACCTCACAGATGCTACAGGCTGTTGTAATGACTGTAGTCCTTCCTTCGCTTATAGATTGTAGGGtgggcatttttattttctctctcaaaagGGATCATGATTGAAGTACACGTAAACAATGTCTCTATTGCTAttcaaaatgtagtttaaaattttttttgtaagaaaccTGAGACAGCAACTTGTTATCCAACTGCAGTTTAACCTCCTCAGAAGTTGGGCAGTCTGTGGTTCTTCACAGTGAATGCTCTGCCTTGGAAACCACTGTGTTTCAAAACACCTGGTGATCTAATGATAGGTGAAACCTGCTGCTGTTTTACAGCTTGTTCTGTGAAGGAGCATATGATGCTTTGGGGGAATTTTGCTGATGTCTGCTATGTCTTAGATGTATAGTTTACCCATTGTCCCTCTGGTCTTAGCAACCCGATCCACAACCGGCATGTGGATCCTTGCAGTCATAATGTAAGGATTTAGTTAATCTGAGAATTTTTTGCCTGCCTGTGACtggtaccccctgctcctgacccttgacacacacaccccccacccccccttttttttatttgcttttcaatcTCCAGGCCAATGCAGTGCTGATCCGGGAAGTGGATGTAGAAAAGGTCATGACATTTGAGCAGCCATATGTAAGTGCAATTAAAACATTGTGGAACGACCCTGGAATACAAGAGTGTTATGACAGGAGAAGAGAATATCAGCTTTCTGACTCAGCTAAATAGTAAGTATATGATCACTGGCATACACTGGTAGATGGTAGTGATGGTCTAACAAATAATACCTGTCCAATTTTTTAATTGAAGTCTAGAGTTTGTTTCAAAGGGCAGGAACACTGCTGTAGATTTCACTACGTAGTTTGTTTAAAGTACCTTTTATCTTTTTCACTGAGGCAGATGAGTCTTGCTAGTGTTTTAGACAAGCTGCACAGTCTCTGCTGGCTGTGTGTATTGGGATAAAAATCACAGAGGGGGCATTTTGCCTCTATCAGCCAGAAGTATCCTTAGGAAAAGTTAAGATGAAAGAGCAGCGGGAGCAGGTAACTCATAACTTGTTTGAATCTGGCTCCAGAAAGGCAAAGAGCTTTGCTGGAGATGGGGGAAGCTATGTTTATTTGGGGATAGATTTAGATCTGGAAATTCCTTACCATTTGCTACTTTTCATGAGGGTATGAGGTGTTCTGGTGGGTGATAAAGACAGTTGTTCACACATCTGCTTCTGGAAATACCTGAGGCTAGAATCTCTACCTTATGCCATCTATGTTGGTCCTGGCTCTTAGGCAGCAGAAGTGTTGCTCTTTCTCTTCATGTTTGTCCTTTGGTCTACAGGTGTACATGGATGTGTAACTTAATGGATTTATTATTAACAAAATCTAAGTCTGGTGACATAGGTTTGTTTATAAATAGAAAACCTCAGGTGAGACTTGATTCTGAAACATAAGCATCCACTGTACTTAAACTTTCTCTGTAGTAAAGATTGTCTTCCACACTCCTATACAGAGTTGATAAAGTTGTCCTTAATGTATCAGTTTATCCTCCAAAGGGGATGGCTCGTGAATTAATGTTCCCCAAAGATGTACTCTGTTATTTTTCCACATCACATTTTAAATGGTTCAGGTGACTTCTGACTTTCTTGTTATGCTAGGGAAAGACTAAACATAGCAGTGTTTAAATCTGTATATTTATGTGCTGCAACCTAATGtagttttttttccactgtgcttcTTGTAGCTATCTTAGCGACGTGGATCGTATTGCTACCCCAGGATATCTACCAACTCAGCAAGATGTGCTACGGGTTAGAGTTCCTACAACCGGTATCATAGAGTACCCCTTTGACCTAGAGAATATTATCTTCAGGTACTGAAGGTGTATTCATGTTACAGCTGAACTAAGAGAGGAGTGATATGGTTTCAGGAAGCATGAGTTCTGGATTGCTTTAGAGTGTCCAGGTGCTTAGTTGAGAGGCTTGAGTGGATGTATGTGCTGTGATGTTATGAAGTATCTGCTGACAGGTGTTCCTGTAATGGGGATGGTGTAACATTTTATTCTGATTAAGGGAAAACTCCAAGCTGAAGCATTGGCTGTCACATGCTTTTGAATCAGTGACACTTAAAGCCCAGCTAACCATCTTGCAGGAATTGGTGTCCTTCCTGGGAAGGATTGCATTGCTGGCATCTGAGGCAGCTGAGTGAACTGTTGGTAGCTTAAGCCaccaaggggaggagggggaagcttGCTCTGGGCAGTGCTTGATTTGAAATGTATTTCCCTTTAAGAATGCTTAGCTCAAGCAACTTTGACCAGTTATTTCTCCTTCAAAAAGAGACCACTTTTTGTGCAGAAATACTTCCTCATATGTGATACCTAGCATCTGCCTTCAGAGATGGTTTTCTGTGCCTACCTTGTGCTCTCAGGATGACACCAAAACTTGCTGCTGCAGCAATAGATGGTATTTGGAGGCTTAAGCCAGAAATCGAGCATGGCATAAAGGGCACAATGACATGCCTGTCTATTGCAAAGCAATTTTCTCCCTAGCTCTCTCGTACTTACatgctccctgcccttctctACCACAGTGTTGACATTACAAGAGAGGAATAAAGAAGCCTGCATCCTCTCTCTTAAACCATTTGGTTACAGACATACAGAAAGTTACTCCCGCTGTTCTGGTTTGCTGACCTATGAAATAGGTATAGGGTTTTAGCAAAGGTGGACCGGGTGTGTTGCACTTTAGGTGagtgacaaaataattttagcatATTATACAGGTGGGACTTAAAACTGAGGAGCTGAAGTGCGTAACTGTTAAACAGCACATTCTATTAAAAGTTTAATAACTAAAGAAAGCTCTTTGTGGGAGAGATGTTTTGAGGCAAGtagatgttttaataaaaagtaaaaatagtttgTTCATTTGACAGAGCAGAGTTTTGAAGGACTTCTCTTTTCAGACTCAGGACTGGTACTTAGCAAACCAGAGCAGAATGCAACTAAAAATGGTAATGCTGATATTTGGGATTTGAATTTGGTATCACTCGCCTATGGCCATCTCTTCAGTTTGATATATTTCTGGAACAGGATATTTTGTAAACTTGATGGTTTTGTTAGCAAGCACATATTACATCCCCGTGCCAGGTTAACTTGAATGGTAAAGAGCCGCATTCATTCTCATTGTATGTTGGTCCTTTGCATTCAGATAGAGAACTGCAGCTACTTCTGTGATACTATGTGTATTTCTCTTC encodes:
- the GNA11 gene encoding guanine nucleotide-binding protein subunit alpha-11 translates to MTLESMMACCLSDEVKESKRINAEIEKQLRRDKRDARRELKLLLLGTGESGKSTFIKQMRIIHGSGYSEEDKKGFTKLVYQNIFTAMQSMIRAMETLKILYKYEQNKANAVLIREVDVEKVMTFEQPYVSAIKTLWNDPGIQECYDRRREYQLSDSAKYYLSDVDRIATPGYLPTQQDVLRVRVPTTGIIEYPFDLENIIFRMVDVGGQRSERRKWIHCFENVTSIMFLVALSEYDQVLVESDNENRMEESKALFRTIITYPWFQNSSVILFLNKKDLLEDKILYSHLVDYFPEFDGPQRDAQAAREFILKMFVDLNPDSDKIIYSHFTCATDTENIRFVFAAVKDTILQLNLKEYNLV